In Juglans microcarpa x Juglans regia isolate MS1-56 chromosome 7D, Jm3101_v1.0, whole genome shotgun sequence, the following are encoded in one genomic region:
- the LOC121240072 gene encoding probable carboxylesterase 15, with translation MVREKKLVDEVSGWLRIYDDGSVDRTWTGPPEVKFMAEPVPSHDEFVDGVSTRDIFTCEKSNLKARVYLPEKELGETEKFPILVHFHGGGFCISQADWYIYYHIYTRLARSSRVICVSAFLRRAPEHRLPAAIDDGYSTLLWLRSLARGESYGPSWLKESADFDRVFLIGDSSGGNLVHEVAARAGKADLSPLRLAGAVPIHPGYVRSERSRSELEQPQTPFLTLDMVDKFLSLALPVGCNKDHPITCPMGPAAPPLEGLKLPPYLLCIADQDLLIDSEMEFYEAMKKANKDVELFISTGVGHSFYLNKIAVDMDPNTTKQTSNLIAGIKEFIKKH, from the coding sequence ATGGTCCGTGAGAAGAAGCTCGTCGATGAGGTATCCGGATGGCTGAGAATTTATGATGATGGATCGGTCGACCGAACATGGACTGGACCCCCAGAGGTAAAGTTCATGGCCGAGCCAGTCCCATCCCACGATGAATTCGTCGACGGAGTATCCACACGCGACATCTTCACGTGTGAAAAGTCTAATCTCAAGGCTCGGGTTTATCTCCCAGAGAAAGAGCTCGGGGAAACCGAAAAGTTTCCCATCCTAGTCCACTTCCATGGAGGCGGTTTTTGCATTAGCCAGGCTGACTGGTACATCTACTATCATATATACACACGCCTTGCACGTTCATCTCGAGTGATTTGTGTCTCGGCCTTCTTACGCCGTGCTCCTGAGCACCGTCTCCCAGCAGCCATTGATGATGGCTACTCCACGCTCCTCTGGCTACGCTCCTTGGCTCGAGGTGAGTCGTACGGGCCCAGCTGGCTCAAGGAGAGCGCAGACTTCGACCGTGTTTTCCTCATTGGAGATAGCTCGGGAGGGAACCTTGTCCATGAAGTGGCTGCAAGAGCTGGGAAGGCGGATTTGAGTCCGTTAAGGCTAGCCGGAGCGGTTCCAATCCACCCGGGATATGTGCGCTCTGAGAGGAGCAGGTCTGAGTTAGAGCAACCTCAGACACCTTTCCTAACTCTAGACATGGTGGACAAATTCCTGAGCTTGGCATTACCTGTTGGGTGCAACAAAGACCACCCAATAACATGTCCGATGGGGCCAGCAGCGCCGCCATTAGAGGGGCTTAAGCTGCCACCTTACCTGCTTTGCATAGCAGATCAGGACTTGCTGATAGACTCAGAGATGGAGTTCTACGAGGCCATGAAGAAGGCTAACAAGGACGTGGAGCTGTTTATTAGCACTGGAGTGGGTCACAGTTTCTATCTCAACAAAATTGCTGTGGATATGGACCCTAATACGACAAAGCAAACCTCTAATCTCATTGCTGGGATAAAAGAATTCATCAAAAAGCACTGA